From the genome of Pseudomonas sp. AB6, one region includes:
- a CDS encoding acyl-CoA dehydrogenase, which translates to MSEMLLSSRNLAFELYEVLDAEALTQRERFAEHNRETFDAAIGTARTIAEKFFAPHNRKGDENEPRYENGEAVLIPEVKPAVDAFLEAGFLNAARSFEAGGMQLPTLLSQACFAHFQSANAASTSYPFLTMGAANLIESFGSDEQKQRFLQPMIDGRFFGTMALTEPHAGSSLSDIRTRAEPSADGTYRLRGNKIFISGGDHPLSENIVHMVLAKLPDAPSGVKGISLFIVPKFLVNDDGSLGKRNDVLLAGLFHKMGWRGTTSTALNFGDNGECIGYLVGKPHQGLSYMFQMMNEARIGVGMGAVMLGYAGYLYSLEYARERPQGRLPDNKHPDTAPVSIIQHADIKRMLLTQKAYVEGSFDLGLYAARLFDDTTTGETDEVRKQAHELLDLLTPIVKSWPSEFCLKANELAIQILGGHGYTREYPVEQYYRDNRLNPIHEGTHGIQSLDLLGRKLAQNGGAGLQQLIRLIADTTARAQVYKGLTPLRQPLEQLVARLQTVTIGLLTDLSEGKINSSLSNSALYLKVFGHTVIGWRWLEQAIRAEEGLTKGNPADASFYKGKLQAARYFLTWEIPGCHHELTILEARDDTCLAMQDDWF; encoded by the coding sequence ATGTCCGAGATGCTTCTGAGTTCACGCAACCTGGCTTTCGAGCTGTATGAAGTGCTGGACGCCGAAGCCTTGACCCAGCGCGAGAGGTTCGCTGAGCACAATCGCGAAACGTTCGATGCTGCGATCGGAACCGCACGGACCATCGCCGAAAAGTTTTTCGCCCCACATAACCGCAAGGGTGACGAAAACGAGCCTCGCTATGAAAACGGCGAAGCGGTGCTGATCCCGGAAGTAAAACCGGCAGTGGATGCGTTTCTTGAAGCTGGCTTTCTGAACGCCGCGCGCAGCTTTGAAGCGGGCGGCATGCAATTGCCCACGCTGTTGTCTCAAGCCTGCTTTGCACACTTTCAGTCGGCTAACGCGGCGTCAACGTCTTACCCGTTCTTGACCATGGGCGCGGCCAACCTGATTGAAAGCTTCGGCAGCGATGAGCAGAAGCAACGCTTTTTGCAGCCCATGATCGACGGGCGCTTTTTTGGCACCATGGCGCTGACCGAGCCCCATGCAGGTTCGTCGCTGTCGGACATTCGTACCCGGGCCGAGCCATCGGCGGACGGCACCTATCGTCTGCGCGGCAACAAGATTTTCATCTCGGGTGGCGACCATCCGCTGTCTGAAAACATCGTGCACATGGTCTTGGCAAAACTGCCGGATGCGCCTTCAGGGGTGAAGGGCATTTCGCTGTTCATCGTGCCTAAATTTTTGGTGAACGATGACGGCAGCTTGGGCAAACGCAATGACGTGCTCTTGGCGGGTCTGTTTCACAAAATGGGCTGGCGCGGCACGACGTCAACGGCGCTTAATTTCGGCGACAACGGCGAATGCATCGGCTACTTAGTGGGCAAACCGCATCAGGGCCTGAGCTATATGTTCCAAATGATGAACGAGGCGCGAATCGGCGTTGGCATGGGCGCTGTAATGCTCGGTTACGCCGGTTATTTGTACTCGTTGGAATATGCCCGCGAACGACCACAGGGGCGCCTGCCCGACAACAAACATCCCGATACCGCACCGGTTTCGATCATTCAACACGCCGACATCAAACGGATGTTGTTGACGCAAAAAGCCTACGTCGAAGGCTCCTTTGACCTTGGCCTCTACGCCGCTCGTTTGTTCGATGACACAACGACCGGCGAAACTGACGAGGTTCGGAAACAGGCTCATGAGTTGCTGGATTTGCTGACACCCATCGTCAAGTCCTGGCCTTCGGAGTTTTGCCTCAAGGCCAATGAGCTGGCAATTCAGATTCTCGGTGGGCATGGTTACACCCGTGAATATCCGGTGGAGCAGTATTACCGCGACAATCGTCTGAACCCGATTCATGAAGGCACTCACGGCATTCAATCGCTGGATTTGCTGGGTCGTAAGCTCGCGCAAAACGGCGGCGCCGGACTCCAGCAGTTGATTCGCTTGATTGCCGATACGACTGCCCGGGCGCAGGTGTACAAGGGATTAACTCCGCTACGCCAGCCGTTGGAACAACTGGTCGCGCGCTTGCAAACGGTAACCATTGGCCTTCTGACCGATCTGAGCGAAGGCAAAATCAACAGCAGCTTGTCTAACTCAGCTTTGTACCTGAAAGTTTTCGGTCACACCGTAATTGGCTGGCGCTGGCTGGAACAAGCAATTCGTGCTGAGGAAGGTTTAACCAAGGGTAACCCAGCTGACGCGAGTTTCTATAAAGGCAAACTACAGGCAGCCCGGTACTTTCTGACATGGGAAATACCGGGCTGCCATCATGAGTTAACGATACTGGAAGCACGCGACGATACGTGCCTGGCTATGCAGGATGACTGGTTTTAG
- a CDS encoding putative bifunctional diguanylate cyclase/phosphodiesterase: MTQPYLDEHIMERLRLLESVVVHAKDAILITEAEPVDLPGPRIVYCNAAFTATTGYSEAEVLGKTPRILHCDNTNRETLNQIRTALGGWQPIEVELLNKRRDGSEFWVQLSIVPVANEHGWFTHWISVQRDISERKEAEELAHKAHVVLAEKNALEIRLVERQQIEQELSYAASHDALTQLNNRAFIMARLSQVFERRQLKGHPHATILFMDLDRFKLVNDSLGHRTGDLLLSAVARRLEQCLRPSEILSRFGGDEFVLLVEGQLTDADAAALAMRIIEQLQAPLHICGQDIFTACSIGIVSINKSHETPEELLRDADVAMYTAKSKGGGQYALFDHSMREKAIEALSLQSALKQAIARNEFVLHYQPIYDLLTGNMKAVEALIRWNNPQRGLVRPDLFIPFAEEIGVIQEIGYWVMSEACRQLQEWKSRYPEMDLQLNVNVSGRELKYSGFIAQLEQVLHNTHFPANRLQIEVTENIFLQEPEAIGLILKKVRELGVRVALDDFGTGYSSLAYIDRYPIDAIKIDRSFVSRMMTHSRTLAIVQSILWLGRKLGFDITAEGIETPTQLERLKELRCPSAQGYLLAYPMPPQQLAELLAAQR, from the coding sequence GTGACCCAACCGTATCTCGATGAACACATCATGGAAAGATTGCGGCTGCTGGAATCTGTCGTGGTTCATGCCAAGGACGCGATTCTGATCACCGAGGCCGAACCCGTCGATCTACCAGGACCCCGAATCGTCTACTGCAACGCCGCTTTTACTGCCACCACCGGCTACAGCGAAGCCGAGGTGCTGGGAAAAACACCTCGCATACTTCACTGCGATAACACCAATCGCGAAACCCTGAACCAGATAAGGACAGCCCTTGGAGGATGGCAACCGATCGAAGTCGAGTTGCTGAACAAGCGGCGCGATGGCAGCGAGTTCTGGGTTCAACTGAGTATCGTTCCTGTGGCCAATGAACACGGTTGGTTTACCCACTGGATCTCTGTTCAACGCGATATCAGCGAACGAAAGGAGGCCGAAGAGCTCGCTCATAAAGCACACGTGGTATTGGCCGAAAAAAATGCGTTGGAAATAAGGCTGGTCGAGCGGCAACAGATCGAGCAGGAGTTGTCCTACGCCGCGTCACATGATGCCCTCACCCAGCTAAACAATCGCGCATTCATCATGGCGCGGCTAAGCCAGGTGTTCGAGCGGCGACAACTCAAAGGGCATCCTCACGCCACTATTTTGTTCATGGACCTGGACCGCTTCAAGCTGGTCAACGACAGCCTGGGGCATCGCACTGGAGACCTTCTGCTCTCTGCCGTGGCTCGTCGACTTGAGCAGTGTTTGCGCCCATCTGAAATCCTCTCGAGATTCGGCGGCGATGAGTTCGTTCTTCTGGTCGAGGGCCAATTAACCGACGCTGATGCTGCCGCTCTGGCGATGCGAATCATCGAGCAATTACAGGCACCGCTCCATATCTGTGGGCAGGACATCTTTACCGCCTGCAGCATTGGCATCGTCAGCATCAATAAAAGCCATGAGACACCCGAAGAGCTACTGCGCGATGCCGACGTCGCCATGTATACCGCCAAGTCCAAAGGCGGAGGTCAATACGCACTTTTCGACCATTCAATGCGCGAGAAAGCCATTGAAGCCCTATCGCTACAGAGTGCCCTCAAACAAGCCATCGCTCGCAATGAGTTCGTGCTGCATTACCAACCGATCTACGACCTGCTGACGGGCAATATGAAAGCGGTCGAGGCACTGATTCGCTGGAATAACCCACAGCGCGGTCTGGTGAGACCTGACCTGTTCATCCCCTTCGCCGAAGAAATCGGCGTCATTCAGGAAATTGGCTATTGGGTCATGAGCGAAGCGTGCAGGCAGCTTCAAGAATGGAAAAGCAGATACCCGGAAATGGATTTACAACTCAACGTCAATGTCTCCGGACGAGAGCTTAAGTACTCCGGATTCATCGCCCAGCTGGAACAGGTTCTGCACAATACTCACTTCCCTGCCAACCGCCTGCAGATAGAGGTTACCGAGAATATTTTTCTCCAAGAGCCCGAAGCCATCGGTTTGATACTCAAAAAAGTACGTGAATTAGGCGTGCGTGTTGCGCTGGATGATTTCGGCACCGGGTACAGTTCATTGGCTTACATTGATCGTTATCCTATCGACGCGATAAAAATCGACCGCTCATTTGTCTCACGCATGATGACCCATAGCCGGACCCTGGCGATTGTGCAAAGCATCTTGTGGCTGGGTCGAAAACTCGGGTTTGATATCACGGCAGAAGGCATCGAAACCCCAACGCAACTGGAGCGGCTTAAAGAATTGCGCTGCCCTTCGGCGCAAGGTTACCTGCTTGCGTATCCAATGCCGCCGCAACAGCTGGCAGAGTTGTTGGCTGCGCAGCGTTGA